Proteins encoded within one genomic window of Companilactobacillus zhachilii:
- a CDS encoding Asp23/Gls24 family envelope stress response protein gives MAEQKYVSLQQDSGKINGNVEISHQVIEILLGIATNQVEGVYEMRGTISSRIDSLFGRINHGKGVDVSFADDQISANVYVYLEYGVSIPKVSLEIQKSAIEQLEFMTDLDLSEINVHVVGLIAKKESGEIERVTTDKKE, from the coding sequence TACAACAAGATAGTGGAAAAATAAACGGTAATGTTGAAATATCACATCAAGTTATTGAGATCCTCTTGGGAATTGCTACTAACCAAGTTGAAGGCGTTTATGAAATGCGTGGAACTATTTCAAGTCGAATAGATTCACTTTTTGGACGTATCAATCATGGTAAGGGTGTTGATGTTTCATTTGCTGATGATCAAATATCGGCTAATGTTTACGTATATCTAGAATATGGCGTATCGATCCCTAAGGTATCCTTGGAGATCCAAAAATCAGCCATTGAACAACTTGAATTCATGACCGATTTAGATTTGAGTGAAATTAATGTGCATGTTGTAGGCTTGATTGCTAAAAAAGAATCTGGCGAAATAGAACGTGTAACAACGGACAAAAAGGAATAA
- the nusB gene encoding transcription antitermination factor NusB, giving the protein MISRHKIRELAVQSLFSIETTQDTPDEAIASTMQLCDVSTEAVPDYLTFLVAGAVEHQDELDEMIAKHLKNKWTVKRLSRIDRAILRVGLFEMENSLEVPKKVAIDEAIEIAGDFGDKDSKSFVNGILSNFVEG; this is encoded by the coding sequence GTGATAAGTAGACATAAGATCAGAGAACTCGCAGTTCAATCACTATTTTCCATCGAAACGACCCAGGATACTCCAGACGAGGCTATCGCATCTACCATGCAATTATGTGATGTCAGTACTGAGGCTGTTCCGGATTATTTAACATTTTTAGTTGCTGGTGCAGTTGAACATCAAGATGAACTTGATGAAATGATTGCTAAGCATCTAAAGAACAAATGGACAGTTAAAAGACTGTCTAGAATTGATCGTGCAATTTTGCGCGTTGGTTTATTTGAAATGGAAAACAGTTTAGAAGTGCCAAAGAAAGTTGCAATTGACGAAGCAATCGAAATTGCCGGTGACTTTGGCGACAAGGACTCAAAGTCCTTCGTTAATGGTATTTTATCTAATTTTGTAGAAGGGTAA
- a CDS encoding bifunctional 5,10-methylenetetrahydrofolate dehydrogenase/5,10-methenyltetrahydrofolate cyclohydrolase: protein MELLEGKKVAAALDETMTQRVAELKKKGVTPGLAVILVGDNSASAVYVRNKKRRAEKLGINFQLIHFEATVSEEELLNKIDELNHDQAIDGFIVQLPVPDHIDEDKVIEAIDPHKDVDGFTPISVGNLWIGTPLTKPATASGILMMLDHYNVDLDGKNVVIVGRSNIVGKPTAALMLDRNATVTITHSHTKNLKEITSKADVLVVAIGRAKFITSEYVKDQAIVVDVGMDRDENGKLCGDVDFDDVKDKASMMTPVPGGVGPMTITALVDQVIELAEGRANG, encoded by the coding sequence ATGGAATTATTAGAAGGCAAAAAAGTAGCAGCAGCATTAGATGAAACAATGACACAACGTGTCGCAGAATTGAAGAAAAAAGGTGTCACACCTGGCTTAGCCGTTATCTTAGTCGGTGACAATAGCGCCAGTGCAGTGTACGTTCGTAACAAGAAACGTCGTGCTGAAAAACTAGGCATTAATTTCCAATTGATTCATTTTGAAGCAACTGTTTCCGAAGAAGAATTGTTGAACAAAATCGATGAATTAAATCACGATCAAGCAATTGATGGATTTATCGTACAACTACCAGTGCCAGATCATATTGATGAAGATAAGGTTATTGAAGCAATTGATCCTCATAAAGACGTTGATGGTTTTACACCAATTAGTGTTGGAAATCTCTGGATTGGAACACCACTAACCAAACCAGCCACTGCTTCAGGTATTTTAATGATGTTAGATCACTACAATGTTGACCTTGATGGTAAAAATGTTGTAATTGTTGGTCGTAGTAATATTGTTGGTAAACCAACTGCTGCTTTAATGTTAGATCGTAATGCCACTGTAACGATTACACATTCACATACTAAGAACTTAAAAGAAATTACAAGTAAGGCTGATGTGCTTGTTGTAGCCATTGGAAGAGCTAAATTCATTACATCGGAATACGTCAAAGATCAAGCTATCGTAGTTGATGTAGGGATGGACCGTGACGAGAATGGCAAACTTTGTGGTGACGTGGATTTTGATGATGTGAAGGACAAAGCCTCCATGATGACACCAGTACCTGGTGGTGTTGGTCCAATGACAATCACAGCACTAGTAGATCAAGTGATTGAATTAGCCGAAGGCAGGGCAAATGGATAA
- the xseA gene encoding exodeoxyribonuclease VII large subunit, whose translation MDNEQYLTVTALSQYLKRKFDVDPYLGHVYLMGEISNFRLRPHAHQYFSLKDDKAKISAIMFRGNFEKIKFQPEEGMQVLVQGRVSLYEPSGSYQIYIDSMEPAGLGALYLAFEQLKKKLAQAGVFDLPKKPIPQFPKRIAVVTSQSGAVIHDIMTTVARRYPIVQLVLYPAQVQGDEAAATIVRQINRINEAGNFDTMIIGRGGGSIEDLWPFNEESVAQAIVESKIPVISSVGHETDTTIADLVADLRAATPTAAAELATPVLSDVLEHLQDLHTRLYSAQNNLIGNYSDKVKSLSQNVFLQHPERIYEVYLQKVDYLQDKLRQNTQNILSNSKNTLIQDANRLVQASPRDQIYSYGNQVNRNYQILINNVNKIINKNRNIFNSQVATLDSLSPLKTLSRGYAIPTGKNGKVLRDVTDYQVGDPVDLKVKDGSVKLITKEVSEDNNG comes from the coding sequence ATGGATAATGAGCAATATTTAACAGTTACCGCTTTAAGCCAATATTTGAAGAGAAAATTTGACGTGGACCCTTATTTGGGCCACGTCTATTTGATGGGGGAGATCTCTAATTTTAGATTACGTCCCCATGCTCATCAATATTTCTCACTTAAAGATGATAAGGCTAAGATTTCAGCAATCATGTTTCGTGGTAACTTTGAAAAAATTAAATTTCAACCTGAAGAGGGTATGCAAGTTCTTGTTCAAGGTCGAGTCTCATTATATGAGCCAAGTGGTTCTTATCAAATTTATATTGATTCGATGGAGCCAGCCGGCTTAGGAGCACTCTATTTAGCCTTTGAACAATTGAAAAAGAAATTGGCGCAAGCAGGTGTCTTTGACTTACCAAAGAAGCCAATTCCCCAATTTCCTAAACGAATTGCTGTAGTAACTAGTCAATCTGGTGCAGTTATTCATGATATTATGACGACCGTTGCTCGAAGATATCCAATCGTACAACTTGTTTTGTATCCCGCTCAAGTGCAAGGTGATGAAGCTGCGGCGACAATTGTTCGTCAAATTAACCGGATCAATGAAGCTGGTAACTTTGATACGATGATCATTGGTCGTGGTGGTGGTTCGATTGAAGATCTTTGGCCTTTTAACGAGGAGAGTGTTGCTCAAGCGATTGTGGAAAGCAAAATTCCTGTTATTAGTTCAGTTGGGCATGAAACTGATACCACGATTGCTGATCTGGTTGCTGACTTGCGGGCCGCTACACCAACAGCTGCAGCAGAATTAGCAACCCCAGTTTTGAGTGACGTTTTGGAACACTTGCAAGACCTTCATACGAGACTTTACAGCGCTCAGAATAATTTGATAGGGAATTACAGCGACAAGGTCAAAAGTTTGTCTCAGAATGTCTTTTTGCAACATCCTGAGCGAATTTATGAAGTCTATCTACAAAAAGTTGATTATTTGCAAGATAAGTTGCGTCAAAATACTCAGAATATTTTGAGCAATTCCAAGAACACACTGATACAGGATGCCAATCGTTTAGTTCAAGCGTCACCGCGAGATCAAATTTATAGTTATGGCAATCAGGTTAACCGGAATTATCAAATTTTAATTAATAATGTTAATAAAATCATCAATAAAAACCGTAATATTTTTAACAGTCAAGTAGCAACACTAGATTCGTTAAGTCCTTTGAAGACGTTGAGTCGTGGTTATGCTATACCAACAGGGAAAAACGGCAAAGTTTTGCGTGATGTGACTGATTATCAAGTCGGAGATCCTGTCGATTTGAAAGTTAAAGATGGTAGCGTTAAGTTAATAACCAAAGAAGTAAGCGAGGATAATAATGGCTGA